Proteins co-encoded in one Flavivirga eckloniae genomic window:
- a CDS encoding histidine kinase, whose protein sequence is MEQPNFSYIDTLSGGDEAFKSKLINIIKTEFPEEKEVYFQNIAINDLQKASENVHKLKHKITILGLEESYKVASDFEKSLKENKEVGKEDFQNILKVITDFLETI, encoded by the coding sequence ATGGAACAGCCTAACTTTTCTTATATAGACACGCTTTCTGGAGGAGATGAAGCTTTTAAAAGTAAGTTAATCAATATCATTAAAACCGAGTTTCCAGAAGAGAAAGAAGTATATTTTCAAAACATAGCCATTAATGATTTACAAAAAGCTTCAGAAAATGTACACAAACTAAAGCATAAAATTACTATTTTAGGGCTTGAAGAAAGTTATAAAGTAGCCTCAGATTTCGAAAAAAGTTTAAAAGAAAATAAAGAAGTGGGAAAAGAAGATTTTCAAAATATTTTAAAAGTTATTACAGACTTTTTAGAGACCATATAA
- a CDS encoding sensor histidine kinase, giving the protein MNTLLKRQIRKYLKEDLVSDSILDDFVEAIDKSYNNFDEQFIMLQRSMAISSEELYQANRKLQQESEAQQDVINKLKNVIDTLKFYNLEENDTDNGEFDGLKLIEFIDHQTKEIIEMNKQREILMDELAHQNQELSDYAHMVSHDLKSPLRSIDTLTTWLKGDYEDQLDEQGKGNLELIRSNVEKMDALISGILEYSTIGKTQVEIYDVDLNIILKDVRSIITLPEGFVLNICDMPTVKGDKYRLQQLFQNLIDNAIKYNDKEKGRIDIETKEQEDHWEFSIKDNGKGIDEEYHKKIFKTFEKLENNVDSTGIGLSIVKKIIDLFGGKIWVDSEVGKGTTFHFTLKK; this is encoded by the coding sequence ATGAACACACTACTAAAAAGACAAATTCGAAAATATTTGAAGGAAGATCTGGTAAGTGATTCTATATTGGATGATTTTGTTGAAGCTATTGATAAATCGTATAATAACTTTGATGAACAGTTTATAATGCTTCAACGTTCTATGGCCATTAGTTCGGAAGAATTGTATCAGGCTAATAGAAAATTACAACAAGAATCGGAAGCCCAGCAAGATGTTATTAATAAGCTAAAAAATGTTATTGATACACTTAAGTTCTATAATCTGGAAGAAAACGATACGGATAACGGTGAGTTTGATGGCTTAAAACTAATTGAGTTTATAGATCATCAAACCAAAGAAATTATAGAAATGAACAAGCAAAGGGAAATACTCATGGATGAGTTGGCGCATCAAAATCAAGAATTAAGTGATTATGCCCATATGGTATCCCATGATTTAAAATCGCCCCTTCGTAGTATCGATACATTAACAACCTGGTTAAAAGGTGACTATGAAGACCAATTGGATGAACAAGGAAAAGGGAATCTGGAATTAATACGAAGTAATGTAGAAAAAATGGATGCTTTAATTAGCGGTATTTTAGAATATTCTACAATTGGAAAAACTCAAGTCGAGATTTATGATGTAGACTTAAATATTATACTTAAAGATGTTCGAAGCATTATTACTTTACCGGAAGGGTTTGTTCTTAATATTTGCGACATGCCTACGGTTAAAGGTGATAAGTATAGATTGCAGCAGTTATTCCAAAACCTTATAGATAATGCCATTAAATATAATGATAAGGAGAAGGGAAGAATAGATATTGAAACTAAAGAGCAAGAAGACCATTGGGAATTTAGTATAAAAGACAATGGAAAAGGTATAGACGAAGAGTATCATAAAAAGATATTTAAAACCTTTGAGAAACTAGAGAACAATGTGGATTCTACCGGAATTGGATTATCTATTGTTAAGAAAATCATAGATCTTTTTGGAGGGAAGATTTGGGTTGATTCTGAAGTTGGGAAAGGCACTACGTTCCATTTTACTTTAAAAAAGTAA
- a CDS encoding FIST signal transduction protein encodes MKIIQLKKHKNKEWEYLSEKQDLSNPLVLIFGNRFMLEEASVFEEIRGIFPDGHLVFGSTSGDITRESVDDNSITITAIEFEKSNFIIKTSNVLTSDLDSYKTGRDLIQQFPTDDLKFVFIVSEGSFINGSELTKGMSAATEENLLITGGLCGDAARFEKTVASYNENPKSGEIVAIGFYGETIEVSFSIYGGWTPFGPERIVTKSESNVLWELDNQPALDLYKKYLGDKSKDLPAAALLYPLNVKATNEKESVVRTILNINEEDNTMILAGDIAENDKVQLMMTNVDNIANASERAARQALELRENKPELALLVSCIGRKLVLDQRVEEEVEEVIEVIGKDATVAGFYSYGEIAPFHGYVSCQLHNQTMAVTLISE; translated from the coding sequence ATGAAAATAATTCAATTAAAAAAGCACAAAAATAAGGAGTGGGAATACCTTAGCGAGAAGCAAGATTTATCCAACCCTTTAGTTTTGATTTTTGGAAACCGTTTTATGTTAGAAGAAGCTTCTGTATTTGAAGAAATAAGAGGCATATTTCCAGATGGGCATCTAGTTTTCGGTTCTACAAGTGGAGACATTACCAGAGAGTCTGTAGATGACAACAGTATAACAATTACTGCTATAGAATTTGAAAAAAGTAACTTCATAATAAAAACAAGTAACGTTTTAACTTCAGATTTAGATAGTTATAAAACAGGAAGAGACCTTATACAGCAATTCCCAACAGACGATTTAAAGTTTGTTTTTATAGTTTCTGAAGGAAGTTTTATTAACGGCAGTGAGCTTACAAAGGGCATGAGTGCTGCAACAGAAGAAAACCTTTTAATTACAGGAGGATTGTGTGGTGATGCTGCACGTTTCGAAAAAACCGTAGCATCTTATAATGAAAACCCAAAATCGGGCGAAATCGTGGCCATTGGTTTTTACGGAGAAACCATTGAAGTGTCATTTTCTATTTATGGAGGTTGGACACCGTTTGGACCAGAACGTATTGTAACCAAATCGGAATCCAATGTTCTTTGGGAGTTAGATAACCAACCAGCTTTAGATCTTTATAAAAAGTACTTAGGAGATAAGTCTAAAGACCTTCCTGCAGCCGCATTGTTATATCCTCTAAACGTAAAAGCGACAAATGAGAAAGAATCTGTGGTAAGAACGATTTTAAATATAAATGAAGAAGATAATACCATGATTCTAGCTGGCGATATTGCGGAAAATGATAAGGTGCAATTAATGATGACCAATGTAGATAATATTGCAAATGCATCAGAACGAGCTGCCAGACAAGCTTTGGAGCTAAGGGAAAACAAACCGGAATTAGCACTATTAGTGAGCTGTATTGGTAGAAAGTTGGTATTAGATCAACGTGTTGAAGAAGAAGTAGAAGAGGTTATAGAAGTAATAGGTAAGGATGCTACTGTAGCTGGCTTTTATTCTTATGGAGAAATAGCACCTTTTCATGGGTATGTTTCGTGCCAATTACATAACCAAACGATGGCAGTAACTTTAATAAGCGAATAA